The following DNA comes from Nitrospirota bacterium.
CTTTCAGTGGCATGGAGAGACCTTTGATATCCCGCAAGGGGCAGAGCGGCTTGCAATGTCAGGTCTTTACCCGAACCAGGCATTCAGGTATGGCAATAGTGCCTATGCATTTCAGTTCCATATCGAGGTGTCAAAGCAGATGATATTTGACTGGCTGAAACATGAGCCTGTTGATATGAAGAAGATCGAGCAGGAGACTGCGGCATATTATGCTGGCTATGCTGCACGGGCGCAGAATTTCTATAAGGTATTTTTTCTTGCGGGCTGACAAGCGGAACGGCTTGCAAGCTTACAAGCTACTAAGGAGGTGAGATATGAAGAAGATAGAGGCGATCATTAAACCCTTCAAGCTGGATGAGGTGAAGGACGCCCTGAACGAGATTGGCATTCAGGGCATGACCGTGACCGAAGTAAAAGGATTTGGCAGGCAGAAGGGTCACACAGAGCTGTATCGCGGGGCTGAGTACATCGTTGATTTCATCCCCAAGATCAAGCTCGAGATCGTGACGTCAGACAGCCTTGCAGTCAAGGTGGTTGAGACCATAGAGAAGGTGGCCAAGACCGGCAAGATCGGCGACGGCAAGATATTTGTCTCTGCTGTAGAAGAGGTGATCAGGATCAGGACAGGAGAGCAGGGTGAAACGGCAGTGTGAACACCAGGTCAAGGTTAAGGTCAAGGCCAAGAATGAAGATATTTTTTGCCTAACCTAAACCTCAGCCTTAACCTAATTTTTATTTCAAGGAGGAGCAATGACAGCAAAAGACGTAATCAAGTTAGCGCAGGAAAACAAGGCAGTAATGGCGAACTTCAAGTTTCTTGATTTTCCCGGAATATGGCAGCACTTCGCAGTGCCCATTGCAGAGCTGAAGGAAGAAGTATT
Coding sequences within:
- a CDS encoding P-II family nitrogen regulator, whose product is MKKIEAIIKPFKLDEVKDALNEIGIQGMTVTEVKGFGRQKGHTELYRGAEYIVDFIPKIKLEIVTSDSLAVKVVETIEKVAKTGKIGDGKIFVSAVEEVIRIRTGEQGETAV